One Polynucleobacter sp. SHI8 genomic window, CTTACCCATTGTGATTAGCACTTACACCCTATTCTTAATAGGTATGGCATTTGCATATTTTTTAGTATTTCCGACGGTGTTTGGCTTTATGGTCCAGTACAACGCACCATTAGGCGCCGACATGAGTACCGATATTGATAAATACCTCAGTTTTGCCATGACCACCTTTTTGGCCTTTGGGTTTACCTTCGAGGTTCCCGTAGTTGTCGTTGTCCTAGTAAGAATGGGCATCGTCACCTTAGCCAAATTGAAAGAAATGCGTCCGTATGTCATCGTTGGGGCATTTGTGATTGCGGCAGTAGCCACCCCTCCAGACGTCATGTCACAGCTTTTATTGGCGATTCCTTTGTGTGTTTTGTTCGAATTAGGGCTTCTGATTGCCAGGTTCTACCAACCCAAGCCAAAAGAAGACGAAGAAGAGTTGTCAAAAGAGGCGGTTTAAACCCAAGAGGCTTATTCTATATAAGTGTAGAAGTTTCGGGGCCGTTGTATTTTGGAGCGTTTTTTGGGTGTAAAAACAACAAAAATCGTTGTCTTTTAGCAACGTAAACCACAAAGTTTGTGCAAAATCTACAAAAAACAACACTTATGACTAAAGTTTAATGAAATAAGAACAAGTTTAGTGGATGATTAGGATATTCCTTGATGTCAGGGAAGAAGTTTCTTAAATAGTTTTCTTTTTTTATATGGAGATTTACGAATGAAAAAATCGCTATTCGCACTCGCCGCTTTAGGCGCATTTGCAGGCGCAGCACAAGCTCAATCTAGCGTTACATTGTTTGGTACTATCGACGCTGGTGTACAGTACATTTCAAACGGTGGTTTAGCAGGAAGTACAACTACTGCTGGAACAGATGCTACAGCTGCTGCTGCGGCTAAGTCAGCTATCGCTGCTGCCCCAGCAACAGGTAGCAATTTCGCATATTATGACAGCGCGATCGCTTCTTCACAGTGGGGTATGAAGGGTACTGAAGATTTAGGCGGTGGTTTAAAAGCTAACTTCTACCTTGCTGGTGATGCAAATACAAACAATGGCGGTACTAATACTGAAGGTTTATTCCGTCGCGGCGCTTGGGTAGGTTTACAGGGTGGTTTCGGTGAAGTACGTTTAGGTACTCAAGCAAACCCAATCGTAACTTCATCTGCTGCTTTATTACCAGTTATGGGAAATACAGTTAATGGTGTTCGTACAGCTGTTGGTTACTCTATCAAAGACTTCAACCGTAACGCAATTGGTTACTTGACACCTGATTTCGGTGGATTTGGTGCTGAATTACAATATGCTGCAAACAACACAATGGATGCAGGTTTAGCAGATGGCACAGCAATGAACGTTCGTGCTTTCTACTCTGCTGGCGCATTGGATATTAACGCTGCTTATCAGAAGAGAACTTCAATGTCTGCTACAGGTAACGCTGCACAATGCGCTGGAACAGTTCCTTATGATTACACATCTAAAACTCAAATTGCTGGCGCAGCTCCAGCCGTTGGTACAGGTTCAACTTCTGTGACATGTGCAGCAGCTAACTATGGTGGTGATGTAACTGGTTACTTGGCTGGTATCAAGTACAAAGTAACTCCAGCAATACAGTTAGGTTTTGGTTGGGCACATGGCGAAGGTGATAACACTAACTATGTTAAAGGTCTTGACACAGCAAACTCAGCAACTACTAATGCTACTTTGACAAGTGCTGGTAAACCAGTTACAGCAACAACCCCTTCAATCTACAATTCAAACGCATTTATGGCTGGTGTTGGCTATCAAGCAACTCCATCAGTATTGTTAGGTTTGAACTACATCGTCACTACTGCTGATTCAAGCATGTATAACTTCCAAACACGTTATGCTTTAAGTAAGCGTACTACAGCTTATTTCCAAGCTTCAATGATGAAGAACGGTGCAGGTTCTATGAATGGTTCGACAAGTCCTTATGGTAACTTCTTGCCTTTAGGTGGTCAAACAAATACATCACCTTCAGTTCAAGTTCAAACGATGACTGCATTACCTAATACAACACAATCTGCATACGGTGTTGGTATCATCCATAATTTCTAATTTCTCGTAGGACTTGATCCTGCTTGATTCAGAAAAAGTTGTAACGTAAACCCACTGTGCAAACAGTGGGTTTTTTCATTCAAACTTTTTAATATGATTTATTAGATTTCAATTTTGGTTGTAAATGCGCAATTGAAAGTATCCTTAAAAAATACTATTTTAGTATTTTAAATAGGGATCAAAATGCACTCTTTAGATAAAAATTATCACGAAGAATTTAAATTAAATTTAGGTATAAACTCTACACCTGAAGAGTCAAAAGTACAATTTAAGTACCAAAAAGTACATAAATTCCATAAAAAATTAATCTTAATTAATAAAGGAAATGTTACTTTTCATCAAGCTGCTCAAGAAATGCTTTTAGAGTAGCAAACTAAAGTCATACGTGGGGACTTTAATAAACATTCATACACCATGTTGTTAAGTAGATTAAACAAACATGTATTTCCATATTTTGGAAGTTTGGAAATATCAACAATCACTAATAAAATGATTTGTGAATTTGTAAGTTTTTTAAATAAACTCAATCTCTCTACAATCACAATATCCCAATATATCATTGCTCTTCGTAAGGTTTTACGTTATTCCTTATCAAGAGAATATATACAGAAAGTCCCAGCTTTTCCTAAAATTAAACTCTCTAGTATTCCTCGAGGTGGCTTTTCTATACAAGAGTATGTTTTGTTAGTGCGAAAAGCAAAAGAGCTTTCTTATGCACCTTTAGAGTGTAAAAAAACTACTCACAGAAATACACGATCTGGAATTTATACTTCAAGTCAAAAGTTACCCCATGAGTTTGCCTGGCTTATACGTTTTATGGTGAATAGTTTTTTACGTCCTGTTGATATCAAATTAATTCAACATCAACATATCCAATTAGTTCGAGGGGATAATACCTACCTTAGAATTTCTTTACCTGAGACGAAAAAGCACACTGCAAAAATTGTTACTTTAAGCGCAGCTGTAATAATCTATGAGAACCTCTTAAAATTTAAGAGTTCAAGAGGTTTTGGGGCTAAAAATGACTATCAAGATCGCGAGGCTGCAATATTTGTTATAGGTAAACATTTTAGACACTTATTGGAAGCTACTAATTTACGAAAAGGCTCTTTAGGTCAAAATAGGTCACTTTACAGTCTTCGACATACGGCCATAACATACCGACTACTCTATGGAAATGGTATCGATTTACTTACTTTAGCTCGAAATGCCAGAACTTCGGTAGAAATGATTGAGCGTTTTTATGCGAGCGCCTTAACTCCAGAAATGAATATTGCGATGCTTCAAAGCAGAAGATAGTTGGTTTTGGCACAGTTCCAATTAAATGACCATGAATTTTTCTTTGGGGAATGCCTGGAGTAGTTCTTTTGTGATTATTGACCAAGCGAGGGAAATCTTTAATACCGCCATTAATTTAAAGTAATAAAAAACCCACTGTTTGCACAGTGGGTTTACGTTACAACTTTTTCTGAATCAAGCAGGATCAAGTCCTACGAGAAATTAGAAATTGTGAATGATACCAACACCGAATGCTGATTGTGTTGTATTCGGTAAAGCGTCTTTTGACCCCATACCTTGAACTTGAACTGAAGGTGATGTATTTGTTTGACCACCTAATGGGAGAGCATTACCAAAAGGTGTTGTTGATCCATTATTAGAGCCAGAACCGTTTTTGACCATGTTTGCTTGGAAATAGGCTGTAGTACGCTTACTTAAAGCATAACGAGTTTGGAAGTTATACATGCTTGAATCAGCAGTAGTCACGAGGTAGTTCAAACCTAACGAAACCGATGGAGTTGCTTGGTATCCAATACCAGTCATAAATACGTTTGCATTAGATTTTGCAGCTGTGCCAGATGCACTACCCTTTACAAAGTTAGTCGTGTCGTTTTCACCATGTGCCCAACCCATACCTAATTGAATTGCTGGAGTTACTTTATACTTACCACCAACAACGTAACCTGTTACATCACCATTGTAGTTAGCGGCAGCGCAATTAACAGCATTATCTACCAATGACAAGCAAGTACCAGCTGCGCCATTACCAGTTGCAGACATAGATGTTGCCTTCATGTAAGCAGCATCGAAATTTAAGTTACCAGCGTTGTAGAAAGCACGTAAGGAAGCTACAGTGCCATCAGATAAGCCACCATCAATAGTGTTGTTGGCTGCGTATTGTAATTCTGCACCAAAGCCACTGAATACAGGTGTAAAGTAACCAATCGCATTACGGTTATAGTCCTTACCGCGAGAGTAAATTCCACGGAAACCATGTGCTGTATTACCCATCAGTGGCAATGCATTTGCTGATGAAGTAACGATTGGGTTCGCTTGTGTACCTAAACGAACTTCACCGAAACCACCCTGTAGACCTACCCATGCGCCACGACGGAATAAACCATCATTATGTGTACCGCCATTGTTGGTGTTTGCATCACCAGCAAGGTAGAAGTTAGCTTTCATACCACCGCCTAAATCTTCAGTACCCTTCATACCCCATTGTGACGAAGCAATCGCGCTATCGTAATATGTAAAGTTACTACCTGTAGCTGGAGTGCCAGTAGAAAGACCTGCTGCTTTAGTTGCATCAGAGTCTTTTCCAGGGGCAGTTGTGGAACCTACAACACCACCGTTTTGGATGTACTGAATACTTGAGTCTAAGGTACCAAACAATGTAACACTAGATTGTGCTTGTGCTGCGCCTGCAAATGCGCCTAAAGCGGCGAGTGCGAATAGCGATTTTTTCATTCGTAAATCTCCATAGTTTACGAATAACAATCATTAAAAATGTTGTTGATAAACTTTTTGAATCTACAAATGCTTAAATTAAATAGATTTTTTTGATGATTAAATTAAGGGCTTCTAATAAAACGTAGGCCTTAAACAATTCTTGATTAAAAAACCAAGATATAAAAAACCTATTATTTGAAATGGGTATTTATTACTTCAAAAGAAGTAGTTTTGCGCTTGAAATCAAGTGATCTAATGCATAGCCTTCTGGGGAAGATATTGCTGGATTAAAAGGAATATGACCCATAAAGTGAGCATTAAATTTTTTAAATAATTGAGTTTGTAGCGTTTCAATATTACTCAGGGTATATTCGTTTTCAGGTTGAGTAGAGTTGGCTACCCAGGCAAATAATTTTAACCCCCTGCTCACAATTGATTCAGCCGTTAATAAAGCATGGTTGATACATCCAAGTTTGATATTGACGACCAATATGACAGGTAAATGAATTGCTTGAGCAAAATCACCTAAGTTTTGATGTTCACCAATCGGCACTAAAAAGCCACCAGCACCTTCAACAACTATAAAGTCAAACTTGTTTTGAAGTGCATGATACCGATCGATCATTACCTGCATATCAAGATGTATACCTTCATGTTTGGCAACTAAATGAGGGGCTGCTGGTTGTTTTAATATATATGGACAAATATCTTTGGTTTGAAGTTCAGGTGCAACTCGCTGACTTACTTTTAGCAGGTTTTCGACATCATCATTGATCCAATTTCTGTTGTTTTGATACATACCCGCAGCAACTGGTTTATATCCGACAGTTTTTAAACCGGACTCTTGAAGTTTCAGAATCAAGGCACTCGCAATTAAGGTTTTACCAACCTCAGTATCTGTGCCAGTAATAAAAAAACTATTGGGTTTCATGCTCAATTACTTTCCATTTTGGAGAGGGCTTCAATTAATAAATCGATATGTGCAAAAGAATGATCAGCATTAAAGGTAATTCTAAGTCTTGAAGTACCTTCTGGAACTGTAGGAGGGCGAATAGCTGGAACCCAGATACTTAAATGATTTAATGATTTTGAGACTTCCATTACTTCATTATTATCACCAATAATGAGAGCTTGTATTGCTGACGATGAGGGCAAAACGTGCCATTTCGTAAAGTTTAATTTTTTATTCCAATAAGAAATCAATTCAAATAAGTGGGCCCTTTTTTTAAGACCTTTTTCGGACTGAATTAATTCAATACTTTTTAAGACGGTATGAGCGATTGCAGGAGACGTAGAGGTAGAGTAAATGACGGGACGTGATTTTTGTATCAACCATTCAATCCAACATTTCTGAGCTGCAATAAATGCTCCAGATACACCCACCGCCTTACCTAAGGTGCCCATATAAATGATGTTTGGCGAGAAAATATCAAAGTGTTCAAGACAGCCATGTCCATTTTTACCAAATATTCCAAAGCCATGAGCATCATCGAGGTATAAGAGGGCATGATGTTGCTCTGCAATCTTAACCAACTCTTGAATCGGTGCAAAATCCCCATCCATACTAAAGACACTATCCGTGATGATGAGTTTATATGGACAAGAGTCTTGGTTGAGTAAAGCTTGAAGTGCTTCTATGTCATTGTGCGGATATACAAACACTTTTGCTTGAGATTGGGCTTTAGCCATCCGGATACCATCAATAATAGAAGCATGATTGAGCGCATCCGAATAAATAGAGATATTCCCAAGACTGGCAAGAGCGGTAATCATCGCCATATTTGCCATGAAACCTGTGTTGATAAAACAGGTTACAACATTGGGAATGTGCAGAGCTTGCGTTTGCGCTAATTTCTCTTCAAGGAGTTGATGGGCAGTGGAGTGCCCACTGATAAGAGCGCTGGCACCACTTCCAGTCCCATAAATATCAGCACCTTCCGCCATCGCTTGCTTTAATACAGGATGATTACTCAAACCTAAATAATCATTACTAGCAAACGACAATAAGTGCGAACCGTTGATATCAACAAATGGACCATTCGGGGAAGAGCGGAGCTTTAAGTTCCGGATTAAGCCTTGACTATGTAAATGATGATTGGCTTGATCGAGAGCCTCTAACCAAGAATCAATCATATTGGGCAGACATCATTGAGAGATGATTGAATAGCAGAGGATAAAAAATCAATTTGTTCCTTAGTCAAAATATATGGGGGCATCACATATACAGTATGACCAATCGGACGAATAAGTAGTCCATGCTCTAGCGCTTTGGCATAAAAGGTTTTAGAAAATTGAGCGGGCGCAAAGTGTGGTTTGATATCAAAAGCGAATATTGTGCCTAATTGGCGAACATCTTGAATACGAATATCGTCTTCGACCCAGGCAAATGACTCATGGAGTTGTTGTGATAAAGCTTGATTCTTGACCAAATAATTTTCATCTTCAAAAATCTTTAAAGTTGCTAAAGCAGCTGCACAAGCTAGAGGATTGCCTGTATAAGAATGGGAGTGTAAAAATCCCTGTGAGGCGCTATCGCCATAAAAAGCCGCATAAATTGTATCAGTCGATAAAACAACGGATAGCGGCAAATACCCTCCAGAGATACCTTTAGAGAGTGTCATTAAATCTGGCCAAATATCAGCATGCTCACAGGCAAAAAATTTCCCTGTACGACCACAACCAACTGCAATTTCATCAGCGATTAAATGTACTTGGTATTGATCACACAACAACCTAAGACCTTTTAGATAATAAGCAGAATACATACCCATGCCAGCTGCACATTGAACCATGGGTTCAATGATGATGGCCGCGATTTGAGTGTGGCTTGATTGCAAAAGTTTCTCTAATTCCCCTAGACATGACTTAGCAAAATCCTGTGGAGAGACTCCTTCTGGGGCTAAACGCGCATCTGGTGAAGTGACAATGATTGGTTGACGCGTTAGTACACTATAGGCATCTGTAAAAATCGGAATATCCGTAACAGAGAGCGCCCCCAATGTTTCACCGTGATAACTATTCTTTAAACAAATAAATCGATTTTTATCGCTTTTGCCAAGATTACGCCAATAATGAAAACTCATCTTTAAGGCGATTTCAACAGCAGATGCACCGTCAGAGGCGTAAAAGGCGTGACCTAACTGGTGACTAGTTAACGCTGATAGTTTTTCCGATAAAAGAACTACCGGCTCGTGCGTGATACCAGCTAGCATGGCATGTTCTAGCTGATCGAGTTGGTTTTTGATGGCTTGATTAATGCTTGGGTTTGTATGCCCAAATAAATTCGTCCACCAAGAACTGATGGAATCTAAATAGCTTTTACCTTGATGGTCATAAAGATAAGCACCTGATCCGCGCTGAATAGCCAAGAGAGGAAAATCCTCATGGCTTTTCATTTGCGTACAAGGGTGCCAAACTGCGTTTAAACTTCTTTGTGCCCAATCATCACTTATCATGGAATGATTATAAGTTCCAGTTCCTGATTCAGGTAAATACTACTTACGTGCTTCCTTTTGAGATGGTCGCTTGCCAATGGCTACAGATAAAACAACACTTTGACCTTTGCGATCGACCACAACTTTCGTATTACTACCTGGCGTTAAAGCTGCAACCGTATTTAATAAACTTCTAACATCTTTAATCGGTTCATCATTCACTTCCTTAAGAATATCTCCAGGTTTGATTCCCCCAAGTTCTGCAGGGCCATTTTTGAGGATTCCAGAAATTAAAACACCTTTTGCATCTTTGGGTAATTTAAACGCCTCAATAATTTCTGGAGATAGATCGCGCGGCTCAACACCCATCCAGCCCCTAGTTACAGCACCGTTGGTGACAATAGATTCCATGACTTGCTTAGCAAGGTTGACGGGTATGGCAAAGCCGATACCCATTGAGCCTCCACTCTTAGAAAATATGGCGGTGTTGATGCCAATCAATTGACCTTTCGTATCGACGAGCCCCCCACCTGAATTACCAGGATTAATAGCCGCATCCGTTTGAATAAAGTTCTCGAAAGTGTTGATTCCAAGATGATCACGACCAAGCGCCGAAACAATCCCAGCAGTGACGGTCTGCCCAACCCCGAAAGGATTGCCGATCGCAAGAACCACATCACCTACGTTAACGTTAGACAAATTACCAAGAACGATAGGTTCTGGTAAATCTGGTAAATCGATTTTAAGAACAGCGATATCAGTTTCTGGATCACTACCGATAAGTTTTGCGATGGTTTTTCGACCATCACCTAAAGCAATTTCAATTTTGTCCGCACCCTCAATCACGTGATGATTGGTGAGTATGAGACCTTCTTTACTAATGAGAACACCCGACCCAGTATTAAACTCTGGCTCGTCCTGAGTAGGTCCACCTTGAGGATCACCGAAGAAAAAATTAAACCACTCTTCTTGATTTTCAGGGGTTGGCTTTCCTTTTGGCTTTGGCCGCTGGTGAGGGTTTGTGTTTGGCTTACTTGGAGTGAGTTTTTCATTTTTACTACTGAAAACATTGACCACTGCAGGCATCGACTTTTTTACGGCCTCATGATAAGAACCTGGCGATACGTCCTGATTCGGAGAAGACTCGGCAACGGTTACAGATTGAACAGGCCGAGCAGAGTTGCCTAACCAACCCGGTTTTAACGTGGAAATAACAAAATAACCAGCTAAAAAAACGGTGACTGCTTGTGCAAAAATAAGCCATAAACGCTTTGCCATCATATTATTTCTCTTTAGTCTGTATTAAACTTCATCAATGAAAACCAAAATCGCAACACGTGAGTCTATTGAATCATATCTTAATGATTTATTACGAATTTCTCATTTTAAAGACTATTGTCCAAATGGGTTGCAGGTTCAAGGAAAATTCGATATCAAGACCCTAGTAACTGGGGTTACAGCTTCTTTGGCATTAATAGAAAAGGCTGT contains:
- the tatC gene encoding twin-arginine translocase subunit TatC; translation: MSDTPQDANQQEETFFSHLVELRDRIIKASLAVLIVFLSMVYWAPDIFHLLADPMLKALPAGSHMIVTDVTGSFFVPIKVTFMAAFVLALPIVIYQIWAFVAPGLYQHEKNLALPIVISTYTLFLIGMAFAYFLVFPTVFGFMVQYNAPLGADMSTDIDKYLSFAMTTFLAFGFTFEVPVVVVVLVRMGIVTLAKLKEMRPYVIVGAFVIAAVATPPDVMSQLLLAIPLCVLFELGLLIARFYQPKPKEDEEELSKEAV
- a CDS encoding porin, whose amino-acid sequence is MKKSLFALAALGAFAGAAQAQSSVTLFGTIDAGVQYISNGGLAGSTTTAGTDATAAAAAKSAIAAAPATGSNFAYYDSAIASSQWGMKGTEDLGGGLKANFYLAGDANTNNGGTNTEGLFRRGAWVGLQGGFGEVRLGTQANPIVTSSAALLPVMGNTVNGVRTAVGYSIKDFNRNAIGYLTPDFGGFGAELQYAANNTMDAGLADGTAMNVRAFYSAGALDINAAYQKRTSMSATGNAAQCAGTVPYDYTSKTQIAGAAPAVGTGSTSVTCAAANYGGDVTGYLAGIKYKVTPAIQLGFGWAHGEGDNTNYVKGLDTANSATTNATLTSAGKPVTATTPSIYNSNAFMAGVGYQATPSVLLGLNYIVTTADSSMYNFQTRYALSKRTTAYFQASMMKNGAGSMNGSTSPYGNFLPLGGQTNTSPSVQVQTMTALPNTTQSAYGVGIIHNF
- a CDS encoding phage integrase SAM-like domain-containing protein, encoding MRGDFNKHSYTMLLSRLNKHVFPYFGSLEISTITNKMICEFVSFLNKLNLSTITISQYIIALRKVLRYSLSREYIQKVPAFPKIKLSSIPRGGFSIQEYVLLVRKAKELSYAPLECKKTTHRNTRSGIYTSSQKLPHEFAWLIRFMVNSFLRPVDIKLIQHQHIQLVRGDNTYLRISLPETKKHTAKIVTLSAAVIIYENLLKFKSSRGFGAKNDYQDREAAIFVIGKHFRHLLEATNLRKGSLGQNRSLYSLRHTAITYRLLYGNGIDLLTLARNARTSVEMIERFYASALTPEMNIAMLQSRR
- a CDS encoding porin; the protein is MKKSLFALAALGAFAGAAQAQSSVTLFGTLDSSIQYIQNGGVVGSTTAPGKDSDATKAAGLSTGTPATGSNFTYYDSAIASSQWGMKGTEDLGGGMKANFYLAGDANTNNGGTHNDGLFRRGAWVGLQGGFGEVRLGTQANPIVTSSANALPLMGNTAHGFRGIYSRGKDYNRNAIGYFTPVFSGFGAELQYAANNTIDGGLSDGTVASLRAFYNAGNLNFDAAYMKATSMSATGNGAAGTCLSLVDNAVNCAAANYNGDVTGYVVGGKYKVTPAIQLGMGWAHGENDTTNFVKGSASGTAAKSNANVFMTGIGYQATPSVSLGLNYLVTTADSSMYNFQTRYALSKRTTAYFQANMVKNGSGSNNGSTTPFGNALPLGGQTNTSPSVQVQGMGSKDALPNTTQSAFGVGIIHNF
- the bioD gene encoding dethiobiotin synthase: MKPNSFFITGTDTEVGKTLIASALILKLQESGLKTVGYKPVAAGMYQNNRNWINDDVENLLKVSQRVAPELQTKDICPYILKQPAAPHLVAKHEGIHLDMQVMIDRYHALQNKFDFIVVEGAGGFLVPIGEHQNLGDFAQAIHLPVILVVNIKLGCINHALLTAESIVSRGLKLFAWVANSTQPENEYTLSNIETLQTQLFKKFNAHFMGHIPFNPAISSPEGYALDHLISSAKLLLLK
- a CDS encoding 8-amino-7-oxononanoate synthase, which translates into the protein MIDSWLEALDQANHHLHSQGLIRNLKLRSSPNGPFVDINGSHLLSFASNDYLGLSNHPVLKQAMAEGADIYGTGSGASALISGHSTAHQLLEEKLAQTQALHIPNVVTCFINTGFMANMAMITALASLGNISIYSDALNHASIIDGIRMAKAQSQAKVFVYPHNDIEALQALLNQDSCPYKLIITDSVFSMDGDFAPIQELVKIAEQHHALLYLDDAHGFGIFGKNGHGCLEHFDIFSPNIIYMGTLGKAVGVSGAFIAAQKCWIEWLIQKSRPVIYSTSTSPAIAHTVLKSIELIQSEKGLKKRAHLFELISYWNKKLNFTKWHVLPSSSAIQALIIGDNNEVMEVSKSLNHLSIWVPAIRPPTVPEGTSRLRITFNADHSFAHIDLLIEALSKMESN
- the bioA gene encoding adenosylmethionine--8-amino-7-oxononanoate transaminase, coding for MISDDWAQRSLNAVWHPCTQMKSHEDFPLLAIQRGSGAYLYDHQGKSYLDSISSWWTNLFGHTNPSINQAIKNQLDQLEHAMLAGITHEPVVLLSEKLSALTSHQLGHAFYASDGASAVEIALKMSFHYWRNLGKSDKNRFICLKNSYHGETLGALSVTDIPIFTDAYSVLTRQPIIVTSPDARLAPEGVSPQDFAKSCLGELEKLLQSSHTQIAAIIIEPMVQCAAGMGMYSAYYLKGLRLLCDQYQVHLIADEIAVGCGRTGKFFACEHADIWPDLMTLSKGISGGYLPLSVVLSTDTIYAAFYGDSASQGFLHSHSYTGNPLACAAALATLKIFEDENYLVKNQALSQQLHESFAWVEDDIRIQDVRQLGTIFAFDIKPHFAPAQFSKTFYAKALEHGLLIRPIGHTVYVMPPYILTKEQIDFLSSAIQSSLNDVCPI
- a CDS encoding trypsin-like peptidase domain-containing protein codes for the protein MAKRLWLIFAQAVTVFLAGYFVISTLKPGWLGNSARPVQSVTVAESSPNQDVSPGSYHEAVKKSMPAVVNVFSSKNEKLTPSKPNTNPHQRPKPKGKPTPENQEEWFNFFFGDPQGGPTQDEPEFNTGSGVLISKEGLILTNHHVIEGADKIEIALGDGRKTIAKLIGSDPETDIAVLKIDLPDLPEPIVLGNLSNVNVGDVVLAIGNPFGVGQTVTAGIVSALGRDHLGINTFENFIQTDAAINPGNSGGGLVDTKGQLIGINTAIFSKSGGSMGIGFAIPVNLAKQVMESIVTNGAVTRGWMGVEPRDLSPEIIEAFKLPKDAKGVLISGILKNGPAELGGIKPGDILKEVNDEPIKDVRSLLNTVAALTPGSNTKVVVDRKGQSVVLSVAIGKRPSQKEARK